From Staphylococcus delphini, one genomic window encodes:
- the glmS gene encoding glutamine--fructose-6-phosphate transaminase (isomerizing), whose amino-acid sequence MCGIVGYIGYQNSKEILLKGLEKLEYRGYDSAGIATRNDNEVTVTKAKGRIAELRREADNEIDGQTGIGHTRWATHGIPNYENSHPHQSTSERFTLVHNGVIENYEELKEQYIPNVTLVSDTDTEVIVQLVEHFSETGLSTEEAFTKVVSLLHGSYALGLLDRDDSETIYVAKNKSPLLVGIGEKFNVIASDALAMIQVTSEYKELKDQEIVLVKRDDVVIKNLDGEVVERESYIAEIDASDAEKGIYEHYMLKEIHEQPAVMRRIIQEYQDDQGELKIDPEIVKDVKEADRIYIIAAGTSYHAGLVGKEYIEKWAGIPTEVHVASEFVYNMPLLSENPLFIYISQSGETADSRAVLVETTKLGHKSLTITNVAGSTLSREADHTLLLHAGPEIAVASTKAYTAQIAVLSILSQVVATERGRKADIDLLRELAKVTAAIETIVDDAPKMEQIATDFLETTRNAFFIGRTIDYNVSLEGALKLKEISYIQAEGFAGGELKHGTIALIEEGTPIVALATQEGVNLSIRGNVKEVVARGAHPCIIAMEGLEKSGDTYVIPHVHELLTPLVSVVTLQLISYYAALHRGLDVDKPRNLAKSVTVE is encoded by the coding sequence ATGTGCGGAATTGTTGGTTATATTGGATATCAAAATTCAAAAGAGATTTTATTAAAAGGTTTAGAAAAGTTAGAGTACCGTGGCTATGACTCAGCAGGGATTGCCACACGCAATGACAATGAAGTGACTGTTACAAAAGCGAAAGGACGTATCGCTGAATTACGCCGTGAAGCAGACAACGAGATTGACGGTCAAACGGGTATCGGTCACACACGTTGGGCGACACACGGTATTCCTAACTACGAAAATTCACACCCACATCAGTCAACAAGCGAACGTTTTACATTGGTACACAACGGTGTGATTGAAAACTATGAAGAATTAAAAGAACAATATATCCCAAATGTGACACTTGTTTCAGATACAGATACTGAAGTTATCGTTCAATTAGTTGAGCATTTTTCAGAAACAGGATTATCAACTGAAGAAGCATTCACAAAAGTGGTAAGTTTATTACACGGTTCTTATGCGTTAGGTTTATTAGACCGTGATGACAGCGAAACAATCTATGTTGCTAAAAACAAATCTCCTTTATTAGTCGGTATCGGTGAAAAATTCAACGTTATCGCATCAGATGCATTAGCGATGATTCAAGTGACAAGCGAGTATAAAGAATTAAAAGACCAAGAAATCGTACTTGTTAAGCGCGATGATGTCGTGATTAAAAACTTAGATGGTGAAGTCGTTGAACGTGAAAGCTACATTGCTGAAATCGACGCTTCAGATGCTGAAAAAGGTATTTACGAACACTATATGTTAAAAGAAATTCATGAGCAACCTGCCGTCATGCGTCGTATTATTCAAGAATATCAAGACGACCAAGGTGAGTTAAAAATCGACCCGGAAATCGTGAAAGATGTAAAAGAAGCTGACCGCATTTACATCATTGCAGCGGGTACAAGTTATCACGCAGGTTTAGTCGGTAAAGAATACATTGAAAAATGGGCAGGTATTCCGACAGAAGTTCATGTGGCATCAGAATTCGTTTACAATATGCCATTATTATCTGAAAACCCATTGTTCATCTACATTTCTCAATCAGGGGAAACTGCGGACAGCCGTGCCGTATTAGTAGAAACAACAAAACTCGGTCACAAATCACTTACAATTACAAACGTTGCAGGTTCAACATTATCACGTGAAGCGGATCACACATTATTGTTACATGCAGGTCCTGAGATTGCGGTAGCGTCAACTAAAGCTTATACAGCACAAATCGCGGTATTATCTATCCTTTCTCAAGTCGTAGCAACAGAACGTGGTCGTAAAGCAGACATCGACTTATTACGTGAATTAGCTAAAGTCACTGCTGCAATCGAAACAATTGTAGATGATGCACCGAAAATGGAACAAATTGCGACAGACTTTTTAGAAACAACACGCAACGCATTCTTTATCGGACGTACGATCGACTACAACGTCAGCTTAGAAGGCGCGTTGAAATTGAAAGAGATTTCATACATCCAAGCTGAAGGTTTCGCAGGCGGAGAATTAAAACACGGTACGATTGCTTTAATTGAAGAAGGCACACCAATCGTAGCATTAGCAACACAAGAAGGCGTGAACCTGTCAATTCGTGGTAACGTGAAAGAGGTTGTTGCGCGTGGTGCACATCCATGTATCATCGCAATGGAAGGTCTTGAAAAATCAGGCGACACGTATGTCATTCCTCACGTTCACGAGTTATTAACACCACTCGTATCAGTTGTGACATTACAATTGATTTCATACTATGCTGCATTACACCGTGGCTTAGATGTAGATAAACCACGTAATTTGGCGAAGTCAGTAACAGTGGAATAA
- a CDS encoding ABC transporter ATP-binding protein, protein MLFSIQQGAKRKSGRTLLADINWQVNEGECWLIYGLNGAGKTTLLNVINAYDFLTAGEIQLFGMVPGQRGYSAHHVREHIGYVSGSLRDRFSEGEIVRDVVLSGIFKSIGLYEQPTEAQVVLAREMLVLLNMRAFETQYFGLLSTGEQQRVLLARALMNQPPLLILDEPANGLDFVGREQLMATLSQIRQHFPQTAVIYVSHFIEEVTEDFTHALLLKQGAIQNQGRIEAVLTHHALSQLFDMPVALYQHHGRYQIVKV, encoded by the coding sequence ATGTTATTTTCGATTCAACAAGGTGCGAAACGTAAAAGTGGGCGAACACTATTAGCCGACATTAATTGGCAAGTGAACGAGGGAGAATGTTGGTTAATTTACGGTTTAAACGGTGCGGGTAAGACGACCTTACTGAATGTGATTAATGCTTATGACTTTTTAACAGCGGGTGAGATTCAATTATTCGGTATGGTTCCGGGTCAACGCGGCTATTCGGCACACCACGTTCGTGAACATATCGGTTATGTGTCAGGTTCATTAAGAGATCGCTTTTCAGAAGGTGAAATCGTGCGAGATGTTGTGTTAAGTGGCATTTTCAAATCAATCGGACTGTATGAACAACCGACTGAGGCACAGGTCGTATTGGCGAGAGAGATGTTGGTATTACTCAATATGCGGGCATTTGAAACACAATATTTCGGGTTATTATCTACAGGAGAGCAACAACGTGTGTTATTAGCGCGTGCTTTGATGAACCAACCGCCATTATTAATTTTAGATGAGCCAGCAAATGGTTTAGATTTTGTCGGTCGAGAACAGTTGATGGCAACGTTATCACAGATTCGTCAACATTTTCCACAAACGGCAGTCATTTATGTATCGCACTTTATTGAAGAAGTGACCGAAGATTTTACACATGCACTTTTACTTAAGCAAGGAGCAATACAGAATCAAGGGCGCATAGAAGCGGTTTTAACCCATCATGCCTTGTCTCAACTTTTTGATATGCCTGTCGCATTGTATCAACATCATGGGCGATATCAAATTGTGAAAGTTTAG
- a CDS encoding HAD family hydrolase, with protein sequence MQNVKAIFLDMDGTILRSNNRASEETAQILNQLREQGYKVFLATGRAYEEIHLLIPENLTFDGIISSNGTLGHIGEEVLFEHDLSVEAVNNIVTAAQQDGIYYEVFPFRDPRFALEQDKAWMLKMIEGDKPEAVHQSEWLSRHEAIEGKLTWRADMPSEVGYSKIYLFHPDLAHIQQFREKMMAQSEAWHIEVSNSTPNNVETMAYHINKGTGIEEMCAHYNIAISDTLVIGDSDNDRTMFEKGAVTVAMTNAAPHIKAMTDYETDVDNNADGAAQFLKKYLLK encoded by the coding sequence ATGCAAAACGTGAAGGCAATCTTTTTAGATATGGATGGCACGATTCTCCGTAGCAACAACAGAGCTTCTGAGGAAACAGCACAGATTTTGAACCAATTGCGTGAACAAGGATATAAAGTGTTTTTGGCGACAGGGCGTGCGTATGAAGAAATTCATTTGCTGATTCCTGAAAATTTGACTTTTGATGGAATCATCTCCTCAAATGGTACGTTAGGACATATTGGGGAAGAGGTGCTATTTGAACACGATTTAAGTGTTGAAGCGGTGAACAACATTGTCACGGCTGCGCAACAAGACGGCATATATTATGAAGTGTTCCCATTTCGTGACCCGCGATTTGCTTTAGAACAAGACAAAGCGTGGATGCTGAAAATGATTGAAGGTGACAAACCAGAAGCTGTGCACCAAAGTGAGTGGCTTTCTCGACATGAAGCGATTGAGGGCAAGTTAACGTGGCGCGCTGATATGCCATCTGAGGTAGGGTATTCAAAAATTTATTTATTCCATCCTGATTTAGCACATATTCAACAATTTCGCGAAAAGATGATGGCACAATCAGAAGCATGGCATATTGAAGTGTCGAATTCTACACCGAATAATGTTGAAACGATGGCATATCACATCAATAAAGGTACAGGTATTGAAGAAATGTGCGCGCATTACAATATCGCAATATCGGATACGCTAGTCATTGGAGATAGCGATAACGACCGGACGATGTTTGAAAAAGGTGCTGTAACTGTGGCGATGACCAACGCTGCACCACATATTAAAGCAATGACAGATTATGAAACAGATGTCGACAACAATGCAGACGGGGCAGCACAATTTCTTAAAAAGTATTTATTGAAATAA
- a CDS encoding lytic transglycosylase, translating to MFTFTKLFWHNTQNQKPKLFGIALIGFAILLLLTILAMSPYNLLLQVWQMSMLTGQQNLTTLILMMVGAILLTICLFAMLIFPFFVGVISAIHHSILDTTKARWKDLFRAFRRGVWGKTVILGILTLLFIVVMAIIYALVNAGMTFLIQQIFNWVSGTGLGQGVLQFIVSILIVLISFVLSIVVWFAGLFITNIAVSVNEDASRTIKSHFKEAWSGFKNGNRTFFRFFISILLLNLIFIILNEPINFLIQQSLAHMSQNLAYYLMMVLNVVFLLLRYVVYLLIIGTAVQYFVRRGRKEEHV from the coding sequence TTGTTTACATTTACGAAACTATTTTGGCACAATACGCAAAATCAAAAACCTAAATTATTCGGAATTGCTTTGATTGGTTTTGCAATATTATTATTACTGACAATATTAGCCATGTCACCATACAATCTTTTATTACAAGTATGGCAAATGTCGATGTTGACAGGGCAACAAAATTTAACAACCTTGATTTTAATGATGGTTGGCGCAATACTTTTAACGATTTGTTTATTCGCAATGCTGATATTCCCATTTTTTGTCGGTGTCATTAGCGCCATTCATCACAGTATTTTAGATACGACAAAAGCACGCTGGAAAGATTTATTCCGTGCATTCAGAAGAGGCGTTTGGGGCAAAACCGTTATTCTTGGTATTTTAACATTGCTCTTTATCGTCGTTATGGCCATTATTTATGCTTTAGTGAATGCGGGGATGACATTTCTCATTCAACAGATTTTCAACTGGGTGAGTGGTACAGGACTCGGACAAGGCGTTTTACAATTCATCGTCAGCATCCTAATTGTACTGATTTCATTCGTATTAAGTATCGTCGTTTGGTTTGCAGGTCTTTTCATTACAAACATTGCAGTATCAGTGAATGAAGATGCCTCAAGAACGATCAAATCACACTTTAAAGAAGCGTGGTCTGGCTTTAAAAATGGTAATCGCACATTTTTCCGCTTCTTTATCAGTATTTTATTACTGAACTTAATCTTTATTATTTTAAATGAGCCGATTAATTTCTTAATTCAACAAAGTTTGGCACATATGTCGCAAAACTTGGCGTATTATTTAATGATGGTTTTAAACGTTGTCTTCTTATTGCTTCGTTATGTTGTTTATTTATTGATTATTGGTACGGCGGTTCAATATTTTGTGCGCCGCGGACGTAAAGAAGAACATGTTTAA
- a CDS encoding FadR/GntR family transcriptional regulator, with translation MKISNQKIYEQIADILIQQIEDGVLKEGDRLPSIQKLAAEYGVSNASIREALNALRIIGLIDIKHGYGTFVKQKQPLLFDFTSQALTQKRVREILELREVVEVATAKLAASRRTEEEIQVMEEALDEMNKAIERHQSGEEADLKFHLAIAKASDNHLLYELLNNIADLIQQTMKGTRHIYIYSRQKTMEKLMEEHSVILEAIKNKDSEASANLMTAHLAEIRQTLVENYIVNEH, from the coding sequence ATGAAGATTTCAAATCAAAAAATATATGAGCAAATTGCAGACATTTTGATCCAACAAATTGAAGATGGCGTGTTAAAAGAGGGCGACCGCTTACCTTCAATTCAAAAGTTGGCAGCAGAGTATGGGGTGAGTAATGCGTCGATACGTGAAGCACTGAATGCATTGCGTATCATCGGATTGATTGATATTAAACATGGGTATGGCACTTTCGTTAAGCAAAAACAGCCACTCCTGTTTGATTTTACCTCGCAAGCACTTACACAAAAAAGGGTGCGTGAAATATTAGAATTGCGTGAAGTGGTAGAAGTTGCGACGGCGAAATTGGCCGCTTCAAGACGAACAGAAGAAGAAATTCAAGTGATGGAAGAAGCTTTAGATGAGATGAACAAGGCTATTGAACGCCATCAATCTGGAGAAGAAGCGGATTTGAAATTTCATCTAGCTATCGCGAAAGCATCGGATAATCATTTGTTGTACGAGTTGTTGAATAATATCGCGGACTTGATTCAACAGACGATGAAAGGGACACGTCACATTTATATTTATAGTCGACAAAAGACGATGGAAAAATTAATGGAAGAGCATAGTGTCATTTTAGAAGCGATTAAAAATAAAGACAGTGAAGCATCTGCAAACTTGATGACGGCGCACTTAGCTGAAATTCGTCAAACGCTCGTGGAAAATTATATCGTCAATGAGCATTAA
- the manA gene encoding mannose-6-phosphate isomerase, class I: MPLILEPVFQERIWGGTNLAQFGYDLPSDHTGEVWGISAHPHGANRILNGPFKGQTLDEVWENQPKLFGEFPTKKFPLLTKILDATEKLSVQVHPDDTYAYEHENGEYGKTECWYILDAKQGAEIIYGTHADSHEALNEMLERREFERLFKRVPVHKGDFFFVPAGTVHGIGDGIMILETQQSSDTTYRIYDYDRVDQEGKKRELHLEKCKDVIQIGDESPNVIPQTEVIENHKCTIFVQNHFFTVAKWEISGTLNYMKPREFVLVSVLEGQGQLISDGEIYDIQKGNHLILTAEDLDNVFEGDFTLMVSYV, from the coding sequence ATGCCATTAATACTCGAACCAGTGTTTCAAGAAAGAATTTGGGGTGGAACAAATCTCGCACAATTTGGTTATGATTTACCGAGTGACCATACCGGGGAAGTATGGGGAATTTCAGCTCATCCACATGGTGCGAATCGCATTTTAAATGGCCCTTTTAAAGGACAGACATTAGATGAGGTGTGGGAAAATCAACCGAAATTGTTCGGTGAATTTCCGACAAAGAAATTTCCATTATTAACAAAAATATTAGATGCGACAGAAAAGTTATCTGTCCAAGTGCATCCAGATGATACGTATGCCTACGAACATGAAAATGGTGAATATGGCAAAACGGAATGTTGGTATATTCTTGATGCCAAACAAGGTGCTGAAATTATTTATGGCACACACGCAGACTCGCACGAAGCGTTAAATGAGATGCTAGAGCGCCGTGAATTTGAGCGTTTGTTTAAGCGTGTGCCTGTACATAAAGGTGATTTTTTCTTTGTACCTGCTGGAACGGTGCATGGAATTGGTGATGGCATTATGATTTTAGAGACGCAACAGTCATCGGATACGACTTATCGCATTTATGATTATGATCGCGTGGATCAAGAGGGCAAGAAGCGCGAACTTCATCTTGAAAAATGTAAGGATGTTATTCAAATTGGTGATGAAAGTCCGAATGTCATTCCACAAACGGAAGTTATCGAAAATCACAAATGTACGATTTTTGTACAAAACCACTTTTTTACAGTCGCGAAATGGGAAATTAGTGGAACTTTGAATTATATGAAGCCTCGAGAGTTTGTATTAGTCTCTGTGCTTGAAGGGCAAGGGCAACTCATTTCTGATGGCGAAATTTATGATATTCAAAAAGGGAACCATTTAATTTTAACAGCAGAAGATTTAGATAACGTATTTGAAGGTGACTTTACGCTGATGGTGAGTTACGTCTAA
- a CDS encoding EVE domain-containing protein: protein MTAETNYFWLNCGYNRWNHNEPLVGQKTVFESGAQFNPTQGFRAFKQAKVGDRVIFYQVQTDAGLLGWGEITNVQTGAQNKIHVEFKFVETFKALTTDYLKRSEPLEFRMNNMKETLFNKISYDEFELIKGLGSGDISIPRYFFMAETENFEPDETYTIYTHTINGIKRNGYHHYTQLEVGDQIVIYNRFSNQSVIGRAEVAHHIHTRPPEAGRTNSTAIEIRYIEDIPPVSLMTLNKHPKLKNLYFLQENAKQAIASLTPTQFDAIMEMSENDGLKGQFEAVTHTEDGQLGDDIKPFILLLAHDKAEGLTSAKTLVEKANAASVITVGHPDFSEEMLYGRYLPNDAGALYYREGFITELMPKTDRQFLVIDQFERIDADIFQTYINVLEGHEVTLPRYNKNGTMVKWSREKDSFYRFNPHWHIVGVTYLTPQEVKAKYSAQFLKYTRIVQVKH, encoded by the coding sequence ATGACAGCAGAAACGAATTATTTTTGGCTGAATTGTGGTTATAATCGATGGAATCACAATGAACCACTCGTTGGACAAAAAACAGTATTTGAATCAGGAGCACAGTTTAATCCAACACAAGGGTTTCGTGCTTTTAAACAAGCCAAAGTCGGTGATAGAGTCATCTTCTACCAAGTGCAAACAGATGCCGGTTTACTCGGTTGGGGTGAGATTACCAATGTTCAAACAGGGGCGCAAAATAAAATACATGTTGAGTTCAAATTTGTTGAAACATTTAAAGCATTAACGACAGATTATTTGAAAAGAAGTGAACCGCTAGAATTTCGCATGAACAATATGAAAGAAACATTGTTCAATAAGATTTCTTATGATGAATTTGAATTGATTAAAGGGCTAGGGAGCGGTGACATTTCTATTCCACGATACTTTTTTATGGCGGAAACTGAAAACTTTGAACCCGATGAAACGTATACGATCTATACACACACGATTAATGGGATTAAAAGAAATGGCTATCATCATTACACACAATTAGAAGTCGGTGATCAGATTGTCATTTACAACCGTTTTTCTAATCAATCTGTCATCGGTCGTGCAGAAGTCGCACATCATATTCATACGAGACCACCAGAAGCGGGTAGAACGAACAGCACAGCGATTGAAATTCGTTACATAGAAGATATTCCGCCTGTCAGTTTGATGACATTAAACAAGCATCCGAAACTGAAGAATCTGTACTTCTTACAAGAAAATGCGAAACAAGCTATTGCCAGTCTGACGCCAACGCAATTCGATGCGATTATGGAAATGAGTGAAAATGATGGCTTGAAAGGGCAATTTGAAGCCGTGACACATACAGAAGATGGTCAACTAGGCGATGACATTAAACCGTTCATTTTATTATTAGCGCACGATAAAGCAGAGGGGTTAACATCAGCTAAAACGCTTGTTGAAAAAGCCAACGCCGCATCAGTCATTACAGTGGGGCATCCTGACTTTTCTGAAGAGATGTTGTACGGCAGATATTTACCTAATGATGCGGGTGCATTGTACTATAGAGAAGGCTTTATTACAGAGCTCATGCCTAAAACGGATCGTCAATTTTTAGTCATTGATCAATTTGAACGTATCGATGCAGATATTTTTCAAACGTACATTAATGTCTTAGAAGGGCATGAAGTGACGTTACCACGTTATAACAAAAATGGCACTATGGTGAAATGGAGTAGGGAGAAAGACTCATTTTATCGATTTAATCCGCATTGGCACATTGTAGGCGTGACGTATTTAACGCCACAAGAAGTGAAAGCGAAGTATTCGGCTCAATTTTTGAAATATACACGTATTGTACAAGTGAAGCATTAG
- the nhaC gene encoding Na+/H+ antiporter NhaC, with protein sequence MEKKVKVKKDISVWYALLTLAIMISAMLYTVVKLQQPPHLPLLIGTSVAIIITMAHGYRWEEVEEMMYKGIRHALPAVVIIMLVGLIIGAWIGSGVVAAMIYYGLKLISPTYFLAVVVVICGIVSLAIGSSWSTMATVGVASMGIGMSMGLSPGMVAGAVISGSYFGDKMSPLSDTTNLASGLTNVDLFEHIRHMFYTTIPGLLISLIIFFVMGQMYGSDHLEQQKIDTIMNGIQDAFVISPWLLLIPLIVIVAVAFKVPAIPAIVLGIVLGFFTQIFVQGDTLVNAVKVLQTGFTIDSGNQTIDELFNRGGLESMFYTISLTLVAMTFGGLLEYSGMLKALISVVLKFAKNTGSLIASVIISCVGTNLSCSEQYISIIVPSRMYVSTFIDKGLHPKNLSRALEDGGTLTSVFVPWNTCGVFIFTTLGVSVSQYGPFAILNFIVPIISIIYGFTGFKIIKLSPAEKTYYQQQEATN encoded by the coding sequence ATGGAAAAGAAAGTCAAAGTTAAAAAAGATATCAGTGTATGGTACGCTTTGTTAACACTTGCGATTATGATTAGTGCGATGCTATACACAGTTGTTAAGCTTCAACAGCCGCCCCACCTGCCTTTATTAATTGGAACATCTGTTGCGATTATCATTACAATGGCGCACGGTTATCGTTGGGAAGAAGTTGAAGAAATGATGTATAAAGGGATTCGTCATGCTTTACCCGCTGTCGTGATTATTATGCTCGTTGGTTTGATTATCGGGGCATGGATTGGCAGTGGTGTCGTTGCGGCAATGATTTACTACGGTTTAAAATTGATTTCCCCTACATATTTCTTAGCTGTAGTCGTGGTCATTTGTGGTATCGTATCGTTAGCAATCGGCAGTAGTTGGTCTACGATGGCAACGGTCGGTGTGGCATCAATGGGTATCGGTATGAGTATGGGCTTGTCACCAGGTATGGTTGCAGGAGCAGTAATATCGGGCTCATATTTTGGTGATAAAATGAGCCCACTTTCAGATACGACCAACCTTGCCTCAGGATTAACGAATGTCGATTTATTTGAACATATTCGTCACATGTTTTATACGACAATTCCAGGTTTGTTGATTTCATTAATTATTTTCTTTGTGATGGGACAAATGTATGGCAGTGATCATTTAGAACAACAAAAAATTGATACGATTATGAACGGTATTCAAGATGCATTTGTCATTTCACCGTGGTTGTTGTTAATACCTCTCATTGTCATTGTTGCTGTTGCATTCAAAGTGCCAGCCATTCCAGCAATTGTTTTAGGGATTGTGTTAGGATTCTTTACCCAAATTTTTGTACAAGGCGATACACTCGTTAACGCGGTAAAAGTGTTACAGACAGGCTTTACAATCGATTCAGGTAATCAAACGATTGACGAATTGTTTAATCGTGGTGGTCTCGAATCGATGTTCTATACGATTTCGCTGACATTGGTTGCGATGACGTTCGGTGGCTTATTGGAATATTCTGGCATGTTAAAAGCGCTGATTTCTGTCGTATTAAAGTTTGCGAAAAATACAGGTTCATTGATTGCATCTGTTATCATTTCATGTGTCGGGACAAACTTATCTTGTTCTGAACAATATATTTCTATCATCGTGCCGTCTCGGATGTATGTCTCAACATTTATTGATAAAGGACTCCACCCTAAAAATTTGTCACGTGCATTAGAAGATGGAGGAACGTTGACATCTGTATTTGTCCCTTGGAATACGTGTGGTGTGTTTATCTTTACGACATTAGGCGTTTCTGTCAGTCAATACGGACCATTTGCGATATTGAACTTTATTGTGCCAATTATTTCGATTATTTACGGCTTTACAGGTTTTAAAATTATTAAATTGTCACCAGCTGAAAAAACGTATTATCAACAACAAGAAGCAACAAATTAA
- a CDS encoding thiol-disulfide oxidoreductase DCC family protein — translation MPIVYYDDRCIYCYNYAIWLIRHGLSRSYQFVPLKSTAGEALKKAHPEVLDYNSVVLQEGDHLTFQSTAIAKLIFTLDGYKWLAALLWLVPKPLRNLGYQLFADNRDKMWKTTWAKANTYEQSFFKQTQVPTKE, via the coding sequence ATGCCAATCGTTTATTACGATGATCGTTGTATTTATTGTTATAATTATGCCATTTGGTTAATACGTCATGGACTTTCTAGAAGTTATCAGTTTGTGCCGTTAAAAAGCACAGCAGGGGAGGCGTTGAAAAAAGCGCACCCTGAAGTGTTGGATTATAATAGTGTGGTACTCCAAGAAGGGGACCATCTCACATTTCAATCTACAGCGATTGCGAAATTGATTTTTACGTTAGATGGTTATAAGTGGTTAGCTGCATTACTGTGGCTCGTTCCAAAACCGTTGCGTAATTTAGGTTATCAATTGTTTGCGGATAACCGTGATAAAATGTGGAAAACGACTTGGGCCAAAGCCAATACCTATGAACAGTCTTTTTTTAAACAAACCCAAGTGCCTACAAAAGAATAA
- the deoD gene encoding purine-nucleoside phosphorylase, whose product MTQGTPHIQPNGKKIAKTVLMPGDPLRAKFIAENFLENVEQFNDVRNMFGYTGTYKGKEISVMGSGMGIPSIGIYSYELYNFFDVDTIIRIGSCGAMQEDIQLYDIIIGQGASTNSDYVDQFQIPGHFSPLADFDLVVKAKEKADEIGARAHVGNILSSDTFYNANPDFNQKWIEMGILGVEMESAGLYLNATKAGKKALGIFTVSDHLLRDEATTAEERQNSFTQMMEVALEIAE is encoded by the coding sequence ATGACTCAAGGCACACCACACATTCAACCTAATGGTAAAAAAATTGCAAAAACAGTCTTAATGCCAGGTGATCCATTACGTGCAAAGTTTATTGCTGAAAACTTTTTAGAAAACGTTGAGCAATTTAACGACGTACGTAACATGTTTGGCTATACAGGTACATATAAAGGAAAAGAAATCTCTGTTATGGGATCAGGTATGGGGATTCCAAGTATCGGTATTTATTCATATGAGCTATACAATTTCTTTGATGTAGACACAATTATTCGTATCGGTTCTTGTGGCGCAATGCAAGAAGATATTCAACTTTACGATATTATTATTGGTCAAGGTGCATCAACCAACTCAGATTACGTTGATCAATTCCAAATTCCAGGTCACTTCTCACCACTCGCTGACTTTGATTTAGTTGTGAAAGCGAAAGAAAAAGCAGATGAAATTGGTGCGCGTGCCCACGTAGGTAACATTTTATCTTCTGACACATTCTACAATGCGAACCCAGACTTCAACCAAAAATGGATTGAAATGGGCATTTTAGGTGTTGAAATGGAATCTGCAGGTTTATATTTAAATGCGACTAAAGCAGGTAAAAAAGCATTAGGTATTTTCACAGTAAGTGACCATTTACTTCGCGATGAAGCAACAACAGCAGAAGAGCGTCAAAATTCATTCACACAAATGATGGAAGTCGCATTAGAAATCGCTGAATAA